In Diaphorobacter ruginosibacter, the genomic stretch GCCCGTGTGGCGGTCGACGATGCGCACATCGGCCAGCGTGGCGGCCCGTGCACCGGCGCTGGGAACGGCTGTGCAGAGCAGGATCGAGCAGGCCAGCCACGAGGAGAGGCTGCGGAGGGTTGTGCGGTGGTTCATGGTGTTCACTCCCGAAAGTGGATGAAGGACATGTCCACTGAATCGGAGCAACCACCGGAACGGGGTGAAAGTCGATTAAAAAAATTCTTCGGGGAACACCGGGTCGCGGATTCGCGCGGCGATTGGACGGGCAGCGCCTGGCCCGTGCGAGTCTTCTGGGGGAGGTGCGGGAATCCGGCACCTCCCGGGAGACTCAGGCATCTTCCGCGCCGCGGTGCTCGTCCAGCCCCAGTTCCTGGATCTTGCGCGTGATGGTGTTGCGGCCGATGCCCAGGCGCTGCGCCGCCTCCATGCGGCGGCCGTGCGTTTCATGCAGCGCCGTGCGGATCAGGTGCGACTCGAAGCGGCGCGTGAGGATGTCCCATACCTCGGGACGGCCCTCGCGCAGCAGGTGGCGCGCCTCGGCCTCGAGACTCTGCTCCCAGCCTGCCTGCGGCTGGGCCGGGGCGTGGTCCATGGATGCAGAAGCCACCATGGGTGCTCCGGGCTGGGACGGCACAGCGGCAGGGCTTGCCGCCTCGGGCAATTCCACCATCGATGACGGCAAAGCCTGCTGTGGTGCCATGCCCATGCCTGCCATCGCGGAGGGCACCGTCTCGGGAGAAGCGGGCACGGCCGGAGCCTGGAGCACCTCGGGCGGAAGGTCCTGCACGGAGATCACCTGCGCTGGCGCCATCACGCTGAGCCAGTGGCAGATGTTCTCGAGCTGGCGAACGTTGCCGGGGAACGAGAACGCCTCGAGCCGCGCCAGCGCCGCCTCGGAAATGCGCTTGGGCTCCACGCCCAGCTGGCGCGCGCTCTGCTGCAGGAAATGGCGCGTGAGCACCGGCACGTCCTGCTTGCGCTCGCGCAGCGCGGGCAGGCGCAGACGAATCACGTTCAGCCGGTGGAAAAGGTCTTCGCGGAAGGCGCCATCCTTGACGCGGGTCTCGAGATTCTGGTGCGTTGCCGCGATCACGCGCACGTTCGACTTGACGGCCGCATGCCCGCCCACGCGGTAGAAATGGCCGTCCGACAGCACGCGCAGCAGACGCGTCTGCAGGTCGAACGGCATGTCGCCGATTTCGTCGAGGAACAGCGTGCCGCCATCCGCCTGCT encodes the following:
- the ntrC gene encoding nitrogen regulation protein NR(I); the protein is MKPIWIVDDDPSIRFVLEKALARENLPTRSFSHPREVLDALADIAAGDSEHSGPQVLVSDIRMPGGSGLQLLEKLRELQPGLPVIIMTAYSDLDSAVSALQRGAFEYLPKPFDLPKAVELIRRAVEESQREQVAEDRQTHAPEILGQAPAMQDVFRAIGRLSQSSVTVLITGESGSGKELVARALHKHSPVAGGPFVAINTAAIPKDLLESELFGHERGAFTGAQAQRRGRFEQADGGTLFLDEIGDMPFDLQTRLLRVLSDGHFYRVGGHAAVKSNVRVIAATHQNLETRVKDGAFREDLFHRLNVIRLRLPALRERKQDVPVLTRHFLQQSARQLGVEPKRISEAALARLEAFSFPGNVRQLENICHWLSVMAPAQVISVQDLPPEVLQAPAVPASPETVPSAMAGMGMAPQQALPSSMVELPEAASPAAVPSQPGAPMVASASMDHAPAQPQAGWEQSLEAEARHLLREGRPEVWDILTRRFESHLIRTALHETHGRRMEAAQRLGIGRNTITRKIQELGLDEHRGAEDA